One window of Phoenix dactylifera cultivar Barhee BC4 chromosome 5, palm_55x_up_171113_PBpolish2nd_filt_p, whole genome shotgun sequence genomic DNA carries:
- the LOC103712197 gene encoding SH3 domain-containing protein 2-like isoform X3 produces the protein MLSMLFSTLHLYPEQIAVLKQFGASGHGSSDSVITDEAELQQHQKLEKLYISTRAAKHFQRDIVRGVEGYIVTGSKQVEIGNKLSEDSRKYGVENTCTSGNTLSKAAISYSRARSQIEKERGNLLKAFGTQVAEPLRAMVMGAPLEDARHLAQRYDKMRQEAEAQAIEVSKRQIKVRETAGNIDNISKLESAEAKLEELKSHMAILGKEAVATMTAVEAQQQRLTLQRLIAMVESERTFHQRILYILDQLEGEMVSERQRIEASPNPVMENSMPPPPSYEEANGMFSTPTVDGSAENVEYFLAEVIHSYQAETDVELNLSVGDYVVVRKVAGNGWAEGECKGKAGWFPYEYIERRERVLASKIAQIF, from the exons ATGCTTTCTATGCTTTTTTCCACCTTACATCTGTATCCTGAACAAATC GCAGTTCTCAAGCAATTTGGTGCTAGCGGACATGGAAGTTCTGATAGTGTAATTACAGATGAGGCAGAACTTCAGCAACATCAAAAGTTAGAGAAGCTTTACATATCAACCCGTGCGGCCAAG CATTTTCAAAGGGACATTGTTCGCGGTGTGGAAGGTTACATTGTCACGGGATCTAAACAAGTTGAAATAG GTAATAAGTTGTCTGAAGATAGTAGAAAATATGGTGTTGAAAACACCTGCACCAGCGGCAATACGCTTTCAAAAGCTGCTATAAGTTATTCAAGGGCTCGTTCTCAAATAGAAAAAGAGCGCGGAAATCTTTTAAAAGCCTTTGGTACCCAG GTTGCAGAACCATTAAGAGCAATGGTAATGGGTGCTCCTTTGGAGGATGCTCGACACCTTGCCCAGAGATATGACAAAATGCGTCAAGAAGCTGAAGCTCAG GCTATTGAAGTTTCGAAGCGTCAAATAAAAGTAAGAGAAACCGCTGGCAATATCGATAATATATCAAAGTTAGAATCTGCTGAGGCTAAGCTGGAAGAGTTAAAGTCACATATGGCAATACTGGGTAAGGAAGCTGTTGCAACAATGACTGCTGTTGAAGCCCAACAACAAAGGTTAACTTTACAGAGGCTTATTGCAATG GTTGAGTCAGAACGAACTTTCCATCAGAGAATCCTATACATCCTTGATCAACTTGAAGGAGAG ATGGTATCAGAGCGTCAAAGAATTGAAGCATCTCCAAATCCAGTCATGGAAAACTCTATGCCACCACCCCCATCTTATGAAGAAGCCAATGGAATGTTTTCTACCCCAACAGTTGATGGATCAGCTGAAAATGTGGAATACTTTTTAGCAGAG GTTATACATTCATATCAGGCTGAGACAGATGTGGAACTTAACTTGTCAGTTGGGGACTATGTTGTTGTAAGAAAG GTGGCTGGTAATGGTTGGGCTGAAGGTGAATGCAAAGGAAAAGCAGGTTGGTTCCCTTATGAATACATTGAAAGACGAGAACGCGTGCTTGCAAGTAAAATCGCTCAAATTTTTTAG
- the LOC103712198 gene encoding GATA transcription factor 5, with protein MPYQTLISSSSSLVPFNPSTTTTSTTTTTSSSPLPRCPLQSLPHFDSSQDRRMEEALKSSLRWEPLVPSGQQHNQAFLADDPAWAALERGGNLLGDGFSVDDLLDLGEFAEPEKETEEKPVTAAESVEAEENSNSSALSFEPRPPSEISLPMSPLPLMAHDVDELEWVSLIMDDSLSEFPASCSGVLPPFPPPIPKPQAVFPPENRPAPSLSPTVCALSTEALVPVKAKRSKRSRSAGAVWSLSGLPPIADSSSSSTTTTTTTTTSSSSSCSSASSSFESYLIYDPTGAGVYNLLDDNPLPPPAPPSKKQKTKKRGRKPKMPQAASAAAPGSCERRCSHCGVQKTPQWRAGPLGAKTLCNACGVRYKSGRLLPEYRPACSPTFNTNVHSNSHRKVLEMRRKKEGDLLVAAAPPVPSF; from the exons ATGCCGTACCAAACGCTCATCTCTTCGTCCTCCTCCCTCGTTCCTTTCAAcccctccaccaccaccaccagcaccacgaccaccacctcctcctctcctctccctcgCTGCCCTCTCCAATCCCTTCCTCATTTCGATTCCTCTCAG GATAGAAGAATGGAGGAGGCGCTGAAGAGTAGTTTGAGGTGGGAGCCGTTGGTCCCCTCCGGCCAGCAGCACAACCAGGCCTTCCTCGCCGACGACCCGGCCTGGGCCGCCTTAGAGAGAGGCGGCAACCTACTAGGGGATGGGTTCTCGGTGGACGACCTCCTCGACCTCGGAGAATTCGCCGAGCCCGAGAAGGAAACAGAGGAGAAGCCGGTGACAGCAGCTGAGTCCGTGGAAGCGGAGGAGAACTCAAACTCCTCCGCGCTGTCCTTTGAACCACGGCCGCCTTCGGAGATTAGTCTTCCGATGAGTCCCCTGCCGTTAATG GCTCACGATGTGGATGAGTTGGAATGGGTTTCGCTCATCATGGACGACTCCCTCTCAGAGTTCCCGGCGTCGTGCTCCGGTGTCTTGCCGCCCTTTCCGCCGCCGATCCCTAAACCCCAGGCCGTGTTCCCGCCCGAGAACCGCCCAGCACCTTCGCTGAGCCCCACCGTCTGCGCCCTCTCCACCGAGGCCCTCGTCCCGGTCAAGGCCAAGCGCAGCAAACGCTCCCGCTCCGCCGGGGCCGTCTGGTCCCTCTCCGGCCTGCCCCCGATCGccgactcctcctcctcctccaccaccaccaccaccacaacCACCACCTCATCCTCGTCTTCCTGCTCCTCCGCCTCGTCGTCCTTCGAGTCCTATCTCATCTACGACCCCACCGGCGCCGGCGTGTACAACCTCCTCGATGATAACCCGCTTCCGCCGCCCGCGCCGCCGTCCAAGAAGCAGAAAACGAAGAAGAGGGGCCGAAAGCCGAAGATGCCGCAGGCGGCGTCCGCGGCCGCGCCTGGCAGCTGTGAGAGGCGGTGCAGCCACTGCGGGGTCCAGAAGACGCCGCAGTGGCGTGCGGGGCCACTGGGGGCGAAGACTCTCTGCAACGCGTGCGGCGTCCGGTACAAGTCCGGCCGCCTCCTGCCAGAGTACCGGCCGGCGTGCAGCCCCACCTTCAACACAAACGTCCACTCTAACAGCCACCGCAAAGTCCTCGAGATGCGCCGGAAAAAGGAGGGCGACCTCCTTGTCGCCGCCGCCCCACCGGTCCCCTCCTTCTAA
- the LOC103712197 gene encoding SH3 domain-containing protein 2-like isoform X2, whose protein sequence is MEAIRKQATRLREQVARQQQAVLKQFGASGHGSSDSVITDEAELQQHQKLEKLYISTRAAKHFQRDIVRGVEGYIVTGSKQVEIGNKLSEDSRKYGVENTCTSGNTLSKAAISYSRARSQIEKERGNLLKAFGTQVAEPLRAMVMGAPLEDARHLAQRYDKMRQEAEAQAIEVSKRQIKVRETAGNIDNISKLESAEAKLEELKSHMAILGKEAVATMTAVEAQQQRLTLQRLIAMVESERTFHQRILYILDQLEGEMVSERQRIEASPNPVMENSMPPPPSYEEANGMFSTPTVDGSAENVEYFLAEVIHSYQAETDVELNLSVGDYVVVRKVAGNGWAEGECKGKAGWFPYEYIERRERVLASKIAQIF, encoded by the exons GCAGTTCTCAAGCAATTTGGTGCTAGCGGACATGGAAGTTCTGATAGTGTAATTACAGATGAGGCAGAACTTCAGCAACATCAAAAGTTAGAGAAGCTTTACATATCAACCCGTGCGGCCAAG CATTTTCAAAGGGACATTGTTCGCGGTGTGGAAGGTTACATTGTCACGGGATCTAAACAAGTTGAAATAG GTAATAAGTTGTCTGAAGATAGTAGAAAATATGGTGTTGAAAACACCTGCACCAGCGGCAATACGCTTTCAAAAGCTGCTATAAGTTATTCAAGGGCTCGTTCTCAAATAGAAAAAGAGCGCGGAAATCTTTTAAAAGCCTTTGGTACCCAG GTTGCAGAACCATTAAGAGCAATGGTAATGGGTGCTCCTTTGGAGGATGCTCGACACCTTGCCCAGAGATATGACAAAATGCGTCAAGAAGCTGAAGCTCAG GCTATTGAAGTTTCGAAGCGTCAAATAAAAGTAAGAGAAACCGCTGGCAATATCGATAATATATCAAAGTTAGAATCTGCTGAGGCTAAGCTGGAAGAGTTAAAGTCACATATGGCAATACTGGGTAAGGAAGCTGTTGCAACAATGACTGCTGTTGAAGCCCAACAACAAAGGTTAACTTTACAGAGGCTTATTGCAATG GTTGAGTCAGAACGAACTTTCCATCAGAGAATCCTATACATCCTTGATCAACTTGAAGGAGAG ATGGTATCAGAGCGTCAAAGAATTGAAGCATCTCCAAATCCAGTCATGGAAAACTCTATGCCACCACCCCCATCTTATGAAGAAGCCAATGGAATGTTTTCTACCCCAACAGTTGATGGATCAGCTGAAAATGTGGAATACTTTTTAGCAGAG GTTATACATTCATATCAGGCTGAGACAGATGTGGAACTTAACTTGTCAGTTGGGGACTATGTTGTTGTAAGAAAG GTGGCTGGTAATGGTTGGGCTGAAGGTGAATGCAAAGGAAAAGCAGGTTGGTTCCCTTATGAATACATTGAAAGACGAGAACGCGTGCTTGCAAGTAAAATCGCTCAAATTTTTTAG
- the LOC103712197 gene encoding SH3 domain-containing protein 2-like isoform X1, whose amino-acid sequence MCLWWHLSIGIVAIEIATLWYSFHLAVLKQFGASGHGSSDSVITDEAELQQHQKLEKLYISTRAAKHFQRDIVRGVEGYIVTGSKQVEIGNKLSEDSRKYGVENTCTSGNTLSKAAISYSRARSQIEKERGNLLKAFGTQVAEPLRAMVMGAPLEDARHLAQRYDKMRQEAEAQAIEVSKRQIKVRETAGNIDNISKLESAEAKLEELKSHMAILGKEAVATMTAVEAQQQRLTLQRLIAMVESERTFHQRILYILDQLEGEMVSERQRIEASPNPVMENSMPPPPSYEEANGMFSTPTVDGSAENVEYFLAEVIHSYQAETDVELNLSVGDYVVVRKVAGNGWAEGECKGKAGWFPYEYIERRERVLASKIAQIF is encoded by the exons ATGTGTCTTTGGTGGCATCTCTCAATTGGTATTGTTGCGATAGAGATCGCAACCCTTTGGTACTCATTTCATCTG GCAGTTCTCAAGCAATTTGGTGCTAGCGGACATGGAAGTTCTGATAGTGTAATTACAGATGAGGCAGAACTTCAGCAACATCAAAAGTTAGAGAAGCTTTACATATCAACCCGTGCGGCCAAG CATTTTCAAAGGGACATTGTTCGCGGTGTGGAAGGTTACATTGTCACGGGATCTAAACAAGTTGAAATAG GTAATAAGTTGTCTGAAGATAGTAGAAAATATGGTGTTGAAAACACCTGCACCAGCGGCAATACGCTTTCAAAAGCTGCTATAAGTTATTCAAGGGCTCGTTCTCAAATAGAAAAAGAGCGCGGAAATCTTTTAAAAGCCTTTGGTACCCAG GTTGCAGAACCATTAAGAGCAATGGTAATGGGTGCTCCTTTGGAGGATGCTCGACACCTTGCCCAGAGATATGACAAAATGCGTCAAGAAGCTGAAGCTCAG GCTATTGAAGTTTCGAAGCGTCAAATAAAAGTAAGAGAAACCGCTGGCAATATCGATAATATATCAAAGTTAGAATCTGCTGAGGCTAAGCTGGAAGAGTTAAAGTCACATATGGCAATACTGGGTAAGGAAGCTGTTGCAACAATGACTGCTGTTGAAGCCCAACAACAAAGGTTAACTTTACAGAGGCTTATTGCAATG GTTGAGTCAGAACGAACTTTCCATCAGAGAATCCTATACATCCTTGATCAACTTGAAGGAGAG ATGGTATCAGAGCGTCAAAGAATTGAAGCATCTCCAAATCCAGTCATGGAAAACTCTATGCCACCACCCCCATCTTATGAAGAAGCCAATGGAATGTTTTCTACCCCAACAGTTGATGGATCAGCTGAAAATGTGGAATACTTTTTAGCAGAG GTTATACATTCATATCAGGCTGAGACAGATGTGGAACTTAACTTGTCAGTTGGGGACTATGTTGTTGTAAGAAAG GTGGCTGGTAATGGTTGGGCTGAAGGTGAATGCAAAGGAAAAGCAGGTTGGTTCCCTTATGAATACATTGAAAGACGAGAACGCGTGCTTGCAAGTAAAATCGCTCAAATTTTTTAG